The following coding sequences lie in one Angustibacter luteus genomic window:
- the rho gene encoding transcription termination factor Rho — protein sequence MTETTTRPASGLTGKRLPELQAMAAELGITGTGKMRKSDLIAAIGERRSGGSRPPSASGASAPAARDASSERETRPARDEQPTQREQPAQREQSAQRQPSDQTSAPADAGREQASAESGQERQQGERQRSDRQRQPRQQGERQQGERQQGERQQGERQQGERQNRQGGQPQGQASQPAQAGQNAQSTQGTQNTQGAQNTQGTQNPAGQNRFDDDEEGGGRRRRGRYRDRKRRGGRPGELGQGYEEPELTEDDVLLPVAGIVDVLDSYAFIRTSGYLPGPNDVYVSLGQVKKNGLRKGDAVTGAVRQPREGEQQGGQGNRSKFNALVRLDTVNGMTPDQAKTRVEFGKLTPLYPQERLRLETEPGILTTRIIDLVSPIGKGQRGLIVSPPKAGKTLILQAIANAVATNNPEAHLMVVLVDERPEEVTDMQRTVKGEVIASTFDRPAEDHTTVAELAIERAKRLVEMGNDVVVLLDSITRLGRAYNLAAPASGRILSGGVDSSALYPPKRFFGAARNIEDGGSLTILATALVETGSKMDEVIFEEFKGTGNMELRLDRRLADKRLFPAVDVNPSSTRREEILLGREELQVSWKLRRVLSGLDSQQALELLLSKLKETRSNTEFLMQVQKTTPVPGKGGDDD from the coding sequence GTGACCGAGACCACCACCCGTCCGGCTAGCGGCCTGACCGGCAAGCGGCTGCCCGAGCTGCAGGCCATGGCCGCCGAGCTGGGCATCACCGGCACCGGCAAGATGCGCAAGAGCGACCTGATCGCCGCGATCGGCGAGCGTCGCTCCGGCGGCAGCCGCCCCCCCAGTGCCAGTGGCGCGAGCGCCCCAGCCGCCCGTGACGCCAGCTCCGAGCGTGAGACCCGCCCGGCCCGGGACGAGCAGCCGACGCAGCGTGAGCAGCCGGCCCAGCGTGAGCAGTCGGCCCAGCGCCAGCCGTCCGACCAGACCAGCGCCCCGGCCGACGCGGGCCGTGAGCAGGCGTCCGCCGAGTCCGGCCAGGAGCGTCAGCAGGGCGAGCGCCAGCGCAGCGACCGTCAGCGTCAGCCGCGTCAGCAGGGCGAGCGTCAGCAGGGCGAGCGTCAGCAGGGCGAGCGTCAGCAGGGCGAGCGTCAGCAGGGCGAGCGTCAGAACCGCCAGGGTGGCCAGCCGCAGGGCCAGGCCAGCCAGCCGGCCCAGGCCGGCCAGAACGCCCAGAGCACCCAGGGCACCCAGAACACCCAGGGCGCCCAGAACACCCAGGGCACCCAGAACCCGGCCGGTCAGAACCGGTTCGACGACGACGAAGAGGGCGGCGGTCGCCGTCGCCGTGGGCGGTACCGCGACCGCAAGCGCCGCGGTGGCCGCCCCGGCGAGCTCGGCCAGGGCTACGAGGAGCCGGAGCTCACCGAGGACGACGTGCTGCTGCCGGTCGCCGGCATCGTCGACGTCCTGGACAGCTACGCCTTCATCCGGACGTCCGGCTACCTGCCGGGTCCGAACGACGTCTACGTCTCGCTCGGCCAGGTCAAGAAGAACGGCCTGCGCAAGGGCGACGCGGTCACCGGCGCCGTCCGCCAGCCCCGCGAGGGCGAGCAGCAGGGCGGGCAGGGCAACCGCAGCAAGTTCAACGCGCTGGTCCGCCTGGACACCGTGAACGGCATGACGCCGGACCAGGCCAAGACGCGGGTCGAGTTCGGCAAGCTGACCCCGCTGTACCCGCAGGAGCGACTCCGGCTGGAGACCGAGCCGGGCATCCTGACGACGCGGATCATCGACCTGGTGTCGCCGATCGGCAAGGGCCAGCGCGGCCTCATCGTCTCGCCGCCGAAGGCCGGCAAGACGCTGATCCTGCAGGCGATCGCCAACGCCGTGGCCACGAACAACCCCGAGGCCCACCTCATGGTCGTGCTCGTCGACGAGCGCCCCGAAGAGGTCACGGACATGCAGCGCACGGTCAAGGGCGAGGTCATCGCCTCGACGTTCGACCGTCCGGCCGAGGACCACACGACCGTTGCCGAGCTGGCCATCGAGCGGGCCAAGCGCCTGGTCGAGATGGGCAACGACGTGGTCGTCCTGCTCGACTCGATCACCCGCCTCGGTCGCGCGTACAACCTGGCTGCACCCGCCAGCGGGCGCATCCTGTCCGGTGGCGTGGACTCCAGCGCGCTGTACCCGCCGAAGCGCTTCTTCGGTGCCGCGCGCAACATCGAGGACGGCGGTTCGCTGACCATCCTGGCCACCGCGCTCGTCGAGACCGGCTCCAAGATGGACGAGGTCATCTTCGAGGAGTTCAAGGGCACCGGGAACATGGAGCTGCGGCTCGACCGGCGCCTCGCTGACAAGAGACTGTTCCCGGCGGTGGACGTCAACCCGTCCAGCACCCGGCGCGAAGAGATCCTGCTCGGCCGTGAGGAGCTCCAGGTCAGCTGGAAGCTGCGCCGCGTGCTGTCGGGCCTGGACTCCCAGCAGGCACTCGAGCTGCTGCTGTCCAAGCTGAAGGAGACCAGGAGCAACACCGAGTTCCTGATGCAGGTGCAGAAGACGACGCCGGTGCCCGGCAAGGGCGGCGACGACGACTGA
- the thrB gene encoding homoserine kinase produces MSGPLDEPVSVRVQVCATSANLGPGFDSLGLALGVFDQVEVRVGGEPGVRVTVHGEGVGEVSDGEDHLVVRALRRGLDAAGWTQPDSLELVCRNTIPHGRGLGSSAAAVVAGLVAARALAGPGAGSGGLDDEQLLCLATEFEGHPDNAAAALLGGLTLAWTEPAGPRAVRLEPRPDVVAVLLVPTSRLATHHARSVLPTSVAHADAAANSARAALLVHAMTQDPDLLLPATEDRLHQRQRAAAMPQTIEVVEELRARGLAAVVSGAGPSVLVLGVGDAEALRTRCAATAAAHWRALAPALVAHGATVVAVGDEAVAGPSDRLA; encoded by the coding sequence GTGAGCGGGCCGCTGGATGAGCCGGTGAGCGTGCGGGTGCAGGTGTGCGCCACCAGCGCGAACCTCGGCCCGGGCTTCGACAGCCTCGGCCTTGCCCTCGGGGTGTTCGACCAGGTCGAGGTGCGGGTCGGCGGCGAGCCCGGCGTCCGCGTCACGGTGCACGGCGAGGGCGTCGGCGAGGTCTCCGACGGTGAGGACCACCTGGTCGTGCGCGCCCTGCGACGTGGTCTCGACGCGGCCGGCTGGACGCAGCCGGACTCGCTGGAGCTCGTCTGCCGCAACACGATCCCGCACGGGCGCGGGCTGGGGTCCTCGGCGGCGGCCGTCGTCGCCGGCCTGGTCGCGGCCCGGGCGCTGGCCGGACCGGGCGCCGGCTCGGGCGGGCTGGACGACGAGCAGCTGCTCTGCCTGGCCACCGAGTTCGAGGGTCACCCGGACAACGCAGCCGCCGCGCTGCTGGGTGGGCTGACCCTCGCGTGGACGGAACCGGCCGGCCCGCGGGCGGTCCGGCTCGAGCCGCGGCCGGACGTCGTCGCGGTGCTGTTGGTGCCGACCAGCCGGCTGGCCACCCACCACGCGCGGTCCGTCCTGCCCACGAGCGTCGCGCACGCGGACGCGGCGGCGAACAGCGCTCGTGCCGCGTTGCTCGTGCACGCCATGACGCAGGACCCCGACCTCCTGCTGCCTGCGACCGAGGACCGGCTGCACCAGCGGCAGCGGGCCGCAGCGATGCCGCAGACCATCGAGGTCGTCGAGGAGCTGCGAGCGCGCGGACTCGCCGCGGTGGTGTCGGGAGCCGGGCCGAGCGTTCTGGTGCTCGGGGTCGGTGACGCCGAGGCGCTGCGGACCCGCTGTGCCGCAACGGCAGCAGCCCACTGGCGGGCCCTCGCGCCGGCCCTGGTGGCGCACGGCGCGACCGTCGTTGCTGTCGGTGACGAGGCGGTTGCAGGGCCCTCGGATCGGCTCGCCTGA